One genomic window of Candidatus Nitrospira inopinata includes the following:
- a CDS encoding tetratricopeptide repeat protein, with translation MPPNKKRTVKEKDKTETGRVRGLKQAGSGYGRKTALLEEAITQMNAGKYGRASASLKELLAMDPHNMEARRLFATLHLRLGSLIPAKQAFDSLIDEAFARQDYWLAESLLREYLAAGPRCVPYLEKLGSIYQDKGQILDAVAEYAKAIDILIEDPDLEDPPHAARLYQQIRSLAPASPPAIRLNRYFDPQTGELIARPGDVSTHDSSPSDDDFAGDVIGPDDVAVSGETADDGGEIVGDRAIDDGLRDAIRQQEPPAETNGAETNGAEWLLDSSPGERQSTVESESNGHAVEAAFDSESPKSSSLDGDATTDTAAQWSSDEPAGDALTAPSGTAVSVPDVTVNGQGEVSCEPVSDVSDQSADSTLALSTDVNRAAEPGTPPSALSSALSNDDLSPSMVEETALDALSGRTTEEPTRPCEHPSGPDDCQTDPTTSVGREQVGEADCHAVGMPDTVPESSPPDPIEERPATGVASPEADESYAIEQPLGFSIHSEADAPASMVEEEGLSNESNEADGASWQDETIRVTSEEAPVPWDQVPDATIEIPEAQRDAGSVELAVAERIDSSEAPGDSVAAASSVADDPEPVLEPEIADTGETPPFAILSSSSLSEESEERREEVEEQSCAIPDAPVTDSGAKETDTNKPVFDVFDEDVIDERASTAAAPIEVPMPPEEEAATSNTADETDQPVLAETSVEVEESRDRLEAEEFEETVASPLASEAVPEPPLYSATEGPATRDLNDEEAAGKPADDVAWESPREPSSRAEETAASWGPIRLADEPPVRSSIETISSTGRIRPRLPADDQERNTFTSTASAAVDVLFETAGESQSRKADVSSPTKRLRTKRPGFPSRVGVQVSEWLRSCVSTTNAMVLSLVALISLACVAVVLGIVAVGLTWVAMEEAPSPLYQRLTAAPPRTLSDPHTNGYLLLLGFDAPAGQDPIQTGLRLHAERQGANNRARACLGGQDGLPPTDHGHASARVLSGWIRGRDPVGALKANRGLLNGWAGEGEAMLGRYRQWQRLSFEDWGFGLAVAPPCDSITFAHHLYIAEGFLQQTDVGIERLEADMEAWRIVLAQAKTLAIKALAIQAVRDDATVASGLLADPDFDAKHVGRLSHLLRPLNQAELSIRWPMHGELAWAAASYDAQLKAETEEAHSFYATLVSWFPLPKQRRLNGYAAYYDASYKAVNEGRHRGFPKRSEFSRSPAETMTDVLANPIENIIGLDPLPAWDGYHGMAVDAEAHLRLASLQAWIRRGGADAELFSRIAKAGQDFYDPYTGLPMLVNLSKGVLYSVGRDGKDQDGDPEYDVVVAIPASRVSALTSASAKPSMTPKPD, from the coding sequence GTGCCACCGAATAAAAAAAGAACAGTAAAAGAGAAAGACAAGACCGAGACCGGCCGTGTGCGCGGGCTGAAGCAGGCCGGTTCCGGCTACGGCAGGAAGACCGCCCTGCTGGAAGAAGCCATCACGCAGATGAACGCGGGGAAGTATGGGCGGGCGTCGGCATCGCTGAAAGAATTGCTGGCGATGGACCCCCATAATATGGAGGCGCGCCGGCTTTTTGCGACCCTTCACCTTCGCCTGGGCAGTCTGATTCCAGCCAAACAAGCGTTTGATTCGCTCATCGATGAAGCGTTTGCGCGGCAAGACTATTGGCTTGCGGAATCTTTGCTGCGGGAATATTTGGCGGCGGGGCCCCGGTGTGTTCCCTATCTCGAAAAACTCGGCTCAATCTACCAAGACAAAGGGCAGATATTGGATGCGGTGGCCGAATATGCCAAGGCGATCGACATCTTGATCGAAGATCCCGATCTCGAAGATCCCCCGCACGCGGCCAGGCTGTATCAACAAATCAGGAGCCTTGCTCCGGCGTCTCCCCCCGCCATCCGCTTGAACCGGTATTTTGATCCGCAAACGGGGGAACTCATCGCCAGGCCCGGGGATGTTTCCACTCACGATTCGTCGCCGAGCGACGATGATTTTGCGGGCGACGTCATCGGTCCCGATGACGTCGCCGTTTCCGGTGAAACCGCCGACGATGGAGGTGAAATCGTCGGTGATAGAGCGATCGACGACGGCCTCCGCGACGCGATTCGGCAGCAAGAGCCTCCGGCTGAAACAAACGGTGCCGAAACAAATGGCGCCGAATGGCTGCTGGATTCATCGCCTGGTGAGAGGCAATCGACCGTCGAGTCGGAGTCGAATGGCCACGCCGTAGAAGCCGCTTTCGATTCTGAATCACCCAAATCGTCGTCGCTTGATGGAGACGCGACAACTGACACGGCTGCGCAATGGTCGTCGGATGAACCGGCCGGCGATGCGCTCACGGCGCCGTCCGGCACGGCGGTCAGTGTTCCGGACGTGACCGTGAACGGACAGGGTGAGGTCTCCTGTGAGCCGGTTTCCGACGTCTCCGATCAATCAGCCGATTCGACGCTCGCCTTGTCAACCGACGTGAATCGCGCCGCCGAGCCCGGTACACCACCGTCGGCGCTTTCATCGGCCCTTTCAAATGACGACCTGTCCCCTTCGATGGTGGAAGAGACTGCGCTCGATGCCCTGTCCGGCCGCACGACAGAAGAGCCAACTCGGCCATGTGAGCATCCATCCGGACCGGACGATTGTCAGACCGATCCGACCACATCGGTCGGGAGAGAGCAGGTCGGCGAAGCGGACTGCCACGCGGTCGGCATGCCGGATACGGTTCCAGAATCGTCCCCTCCCGACCCGATAGAAGAAAGACCAGCCACAGGAGTCGCCTCTCCGGAGGCCGATGAGTCCTATGCAATCGAGCAGCCGTTAGGTTTTTCTATTCACTCTGAGGCCGACGCCCCTGCCTCGATGGTGGAAGAAGAAGGCCTGTCGAATGAGTCGAATGAAGCGGATGGGGCGTCCTGGCAGGATGAAACGATTCGGGTAACGTCGGAGGAGGCGCCGGTTCCCTGGGATCAAGTTCCGGATGCCACGATCGAAATTCCCGAAGCACAACGTGACGCAGGGTCCGTCGAGCTTGCGGTTGCGGAGCGGATCGATTCATCGGAAGCGCCCGGCGATTCCGTTGCCGCTGCGTCGTCGGTAGCGGACGACCCTGAACCGGTTCTCGAACCGGAGATCGCCGATACCGGAGAAACCCCTCCGTTCGCCATCCTTTCATCCTCGTCTCTGTCGGAAGAATCGGAGGAGAGAAGAGAGGAAGTGGAGGAGCAGAGTTGCGCGATCCCCGATGCTCCGGTGACGGACTCGGGTGCGAAAGAGACCGATACCAACAAGCCGGTCTTCGACGTGTTCGATGAAGACGTCATCGATGAACGGGCGTCAACGGCGGCCGCGCCGATCGAGGTTCCGATGCCGCCGGAGGAGGAAGCGGCGACCTCCAATACGGCGGACGAGACGGATCAGCCGGTTCTCGCTGAGACGTCGGTTGAGGTTGAAGAGTCAAGAGATCGACTCGAAGCGGAGGAATTTGAAGAGACGGTCGCGTCACCCCTGGCGAGTGAGGCTGTGCCTGAGCCGCCTTTGTATAGCGCGACGGAGGGACCGGCAACCAGGGACCTCAATGACGAGGAAGCGGCTGGTAAACCGGCCGATGACGTGGCCTGGGAATCGCCGCGTGAGCCGTCGTCAAGGGCGGAGGAAACGGCTGCGAGTTGGGGGCCGATTCGATTGGCCGATGAACCGCCGGTCAGATCGTCGATTGAGACGATTTCCTCGACAGGAAGAATTCGGCCGAGGCTTCCAGCGGATGACCAAGAGCGCAACACTTTCACGTCGACTGCTTCAGCGGCCGTCGATGTGCTGTTTGAGACGGCCGGCGAGTCTCAAAGTAGAAAGGCGGACGTTTCTTCGCCGACGAAACGGCTCAGGACAAAACGGCCGGGGTTCCCGAGTCGCGTCGGGGTTCAAGTCTCTGAATGGCTTCGGTCCTGCGTCTCCACGACGAACGCGATGGTCCTGTCCCTTGTCGCGTTGATTTCTCTGGCCTGTGTCGCGGTTGTGTTAGGGATCGTGGCGGTCGGCTTGACATGGGTCGCGATGGAAGAAGCGCCATCTCCTCTCTATCAACGTCTCACGGCCGCTCCTCCTCGTACCTTGTCGGATCCCCATACGAACGGCTATCTGTTGCTGCTGGGATTCGATGCGCCAGCCGGGCAGGATCCGATCCAGACGGGATTGAGGCTGCATGCGGAGCGACAAGGTGCGAACAACCGAGCGAGAGCGTGCCTCGGAGGTCAAGACGGACTTCCTCCAACCGATCATGGCCATGCCTCCGCGAGAGTGTTGAGTGGATGGATCAGGGGGAGGGATCCGGTCGGAGCATTGAAGGCGAACCGCGGTCTTCTCAATGGATGGGCCGGTGAAGGAGAGGCGATGCTCGGTCGGTATAGACAGTGGCAACGCCTGTCGTTTGAAGACTGGGGATTCGGACTGGCTGTGGCTCCGCCGTGCGATTCGATCACGTTCGCCCATCATCTGTATATTGCGGAGGGATTCCTTCAGCAGACCGATGTCGGCATAGAGAGACTGGAAGCGGACATGGAGGCTTGGCGGATCGTGTTGGCCCAGGCCAAAACCCTTGCGATCAAGGCACTGGCGATCCAAGCGGTCCGCGACGACGCGACGGTGGCGTCGGGGCTCTTGGCCGATCCCGATTTCGACGCCAAACACGTCGGCCGGTTATCCCATCTGCTCAGGCCGTTGAACCAGGCCGAACTCTCGATCCGTTGGCCGATGCACGGCGAGCTTGCTTGGGCCGCCGCGTCATACGACGCTCAACTGAAAGCAGAGACCGAAGAAGCGCACTCATTCTACGCAACCCTTGTCTCGTGGTTTCCCTTGCCCAAGCAACGTCGGTTGAACGGCTACGCCGCCTATTACGACGCTTCGTACAAGGCGGTCAATGAGGGGCGGCACCGGGGCTTTCCGAAACGGAGCGAGTTTAGTCGGTCTCCGGCCGAGACGATGACGGACGTGCTGGCGAATCCCATTGAAAATATCATCGGGCTCGATCCGTTGCCGGCGTGGGACGGCTACCATGGCATGGCCGTCGATGCGGAGGCTCACCTTCGTCTCGCCAGCTTGCAGGCGTGGATCCGTCGCGGGGGGGCGGATGCCGAGCTGTTTTCCCGTATCGCCAAGGCCGGCCAAGATTTCTATGACCCGTACACCGGGCTTCCGATGTTGGTGAATCTGAGCAAAGGAGTCTTATACAGCGTCGGCCGTGACGGAAAAGACCAAGACGGCGATCCGGAATATGATGTCGTGGTGGCCATCCCCGCCTCCAGGGTATCGGCATTGACATCGGCGTCGGCGAAGCCGTCAATGACCCCCAAGCCTGACTGA
- a CDS encoding secretin N-terminal domain-containing protein encodes MAAVCVCAGLCALTLLCPQDLWAQGTGAQPAKVALDFNEVEIPVLVRFISELTGKNFVLDDTIKKQAGKISVYSPTKVTKEQAYQMFVSALEVARLAVVPKGNVYQIVQMGDLPPERGVFVYRLKHANASDLAAVLTNLVARSQTVAQMAPGMRPPMRPLTEFEAPVQVFADKATNSIIISSTKAAYSQLQSVIRDLDVRRHQVFVEAVILEVQVDRLRQIGTDPTQVLGAWRSGSAQGLGGFNRAPEDLALVAQAIAGGATGGAFTVLNTVNVRAFMQLLMNMTDTNILSTPQVLAADNQKAKIVVGENRPFPTGQAQGITGGTLVTIERKDVGVTLEITPQVLEDDMIRLEIKQEITAISEAVAQTIGSGTAAIPVGPTTTKRSMETTTIAHDQQTLVVGGLVRDNITVNERKVPFFGDIPWLGWLFRSQSRTMEKLNLLVFLTPHLVRDDVDMVELNARKAKEINVLQRENRIEEPTRLKQDVLERLERPDTTPLDSQR; translated from the coding sequence ATGGCGGCTGTTTGTGTCTGTGCGGGGCTATGCGCCCTGACGCTCTTGTGTCCGCAGGATCTGTGGGCCCAGGGAACCGGCGCTCAACCGGCCAAGGTCGCGCTTGACTTCAACGAGGTGGAGATCCCCGTTCTTGTCCGTTTTATCAGTGAGCTGACAGGAAAAAACTTTGTCCTGGATGACACAATCAAAAAGCAAGCGGGCAAGATTTCCGTCTACTCCCCCACCAAGGTCACGAAAGAGCAAGCCTACCAGATGTTCGTCTCGGCGTTGGAAGTTGCACGTCTGGCCGTTGTTCCCAAGGGCAACGTCTATCAGATCGTGCAAATGGGCGATCTGCCTCCCGAGCGCGGCGTCTTCGTCTATCGCCTCAAACACGCGAACGCCTCGGACCTCGCGGCCGTCTTGACCAATCTCGTGGCGCGCTCACAGACGGTCGCCCAAATGGCTCCCGGCATGAGACCGCCCATGAGACCGCTGACGGAATTCGAAGCGCCCGTCCAAGTCTTCGCCGACAAGGCGACGAATTCCATCATCATCAGCTCAACCAAGGCAGCCTATAGCCAACTGCAATCCGTCATCCGCGATCTGGATGTCCGACGCCATCAGGTGTTCGTGGAAGCCGTCATCCTTGAGGTGCAGGTCGACCGTCTAAGACAAATCGGAACCGATCCGACGCAAGTGCTCGGCGCCTGGAGGTCAGGATCCGCCCAAGGGCTGGGAGGGTTCAACCGGGCCCCGGAAGATCTTGCTTTGGTCGCCCAGGCCATCGCGGGCGGTGCGACGGGAGGAGCGTTTACCGTGCTGAATACGGTCAATGTCCGCGCCTTCATGCAACTGCTCATGAACATGACCGACACAAACATTCTGTCCACGCCTCAGGTATTGGCGGCGGACAATCAAAAGGCGAAAATCGTCGTCGGAGAAAATCGGCCGTTCCCGACCGGACAGGCTCAGGGCATCACCGGGGGCACCTTGGTCACGATCGAACGGAAAGACGTGGGAGTCACATTGGAGATTACGCCGCAGGTGCTTGAAGACGACATGATTCGTCTGGAGATCAAACAAGAAATCACCGCCATATCGGAAGCCGTGGCCCAAACCATCGGATCGGGAACCGCCGCCATTCCCGTCGGCCCCACAACCACCAAACGTTCGATGGAAACCACGACGATCGCCCATGACCAGCAGACCCTTGTCGTCGGAGGGCTGGTCCGCGACAACATTACAGTCAACGAGCGAAAGGTGCCGTTTTTCGGCGACATTCCTTGGCTCGGCTGGCTGTTTCGGTCCCAAAGCCGGACGATGGAGAAGCTGAATCTTCTGGTCTTTCTCACTCCCCATTTGGTTCGGGATGACGTGGATATGGTCGAGCTGAACGCGAGAAAGGCAAAAGAAATCAACGTGCTGCAACGAGAAAACCGCATCGAGGAGCCGACCAGACTGAAACAGGATGTTTTAGAGCGACTTGAGCGTCCCGATACCACACCTCTCGACTCTCAGCGGTGA
- a CDS encoding PilZ domain-containing protein produces the protein MHDSRSSRRYPVAYPVIFRGAPFVGEGTIADLSLTGCSIVCDRTALADSDIKLSVIFPDPTLSLFIELGKIRWVRGNVFGVEFLRMPTITRHRMDHVLRQQGNTSVSSLSGQAPLSKEIPFPQGHFLSKRSA, from the coding sequence ATGCACGATTCGCGGTCATCGCGCCGTTATCCCGTCGCGTATCCGGTGATTTTCAGAGGCGCTCCATTCGTAGGCGAAGGAACGATCGCCGATCTGTCCCTCACTGGCTGTTCCATCGTCTGCGATCGAACGGCTCTCGCCGACAGTGACATCAAGCTCAGTGTGATTTTCCCTGATCCGACTCTGTCGCTGTTCATCGAGTTGGGGAAAATCCGGTGGGTAAGAGGCAACGTCTTCGGCGTCGAATTTCTGCGGATGCCGACGATCACCCGTCACCGTATGGACCACGTGCTGCGACAACAGGGAAACACGTCAGTGAGCTCCCTGTCGGGCCAGGCTCCGCTCAGCAAGGAGATTCCATTTCCCCAGGGCCATTTCCTCTCTAAACGATCAGCTTAG
- the sucC gene encoding ADP-forming succinate--CoA ligase subunit beta has protein sequence MNVHEFQAKSLFAQFGVPVPQGKEITSPEAATAWANELDTPVFVVKAQIHAGGRGKAGGVKLTKDKGAVPGLAKELLGKTLVTHQTGPKGRVVRRLLIEEGANIAKELYLSILVDRDSGYPTFIASTEGGMEIEEVAAHTPEKIIKEAIDPAVGFQGHNGRNVAFALGLHQIEPAVLNPFVKLMENLYRLFMDKNAALIEINPLIITKEKTLIALDGKVSFDDNGLFKHPDVQQMRDLNEEEPLEIEATANNLNYVKLDGNIGCMVNGAGLAMATMDVIKLAGSEPANFLDVGGGATKETVAAGFRILLKDPNVKGIFINIFGGIVRCERIAHGVIEAAKEVQMTVPLVVRLQGTNAEEGRKLLAESGLKLDVANDLWEAAQKIVKLTGKAA, from the coding sequence ATGAACGTGCATGAATTCCAAGCCAAGTCGTTGTTCGCCCAGTTCGGCGTGCCGGTGCCGCAGGGAAAAGAAATCACGTCTCCTGAGGCCGCGACGGCGTGGGCGAATGAACTCGACACGCCCGTCTTCGTCGTCAAGGCGCAGATCCACGCCGGTGGGCGTGGGAAAGCCGGAGGAGTCAAGCTGACGAAGGACAAGGGCGCGGTTCCCGGTCTTGCCAAAGAATTGCTCGGCAAGACCCTCGTTACCCATCAGACGGGACCAAAGGGACGGGTGGTCCGCCGTCTGTTGATCGAGGAAGGGGCGAACATCGCCAAGGAACTCTACTTGTCGATCCTGGTCGATCGGGACAGCGGATACCCCACGTTTATCGCCAGCACCGAAGGGGGAATGGAGATCGAGGAAGTCGCGGCCCACACGCCTGAAAAAATAATCAAGGAAGCGATCGATCCCGCGGTCGGCTTCCAGGGGCACAATGGACGCAACGTTGCGTTTGCTCTTGGGCTGCATCAGATTGAACCGGCGGTGCTCAATCCGTTCGTGAAGTTGATGGAGAATCTCTATCGCCTGTTCATGGACAAGAACGCGGCGCTGATCGAGATCAATCCCCTCATCATCACCAAGGAGAAAACACTGATCGCGTTGGACGGCAAGGTGTCGTTCGACGACAACGGACTTTTTAAACATCCCGATGTTCAGCAGATGCGGGATTTGAACGAAGAAGAACCGTTGGAAATCGAGGCGACGGCCAACAACTTGAATTACGTGAAGCTCGACGGCAACATCGGCTGCATGGTCAACGGCGCGGGGTTGGCCATGGCCACGATGGACGTCATCAAACTGGCCGGCAGCGAACCGGCGAACTTTTTGGACGTGGGCGGCGGGGCGACGAAAGAAACCGTGGCAGCCGGTTTTCGGATTCTGCTCAAAGATCCGAATGTGAAGGGCATCTTCATCAACATTTTCGGCGGGATCGTTCGCTGCGAGCGGATCGCCCACGGCGTCATCGAAGCGGCGAAGGAAGTGCAGATGACCGTGCCGCTGGTGGTCCGGCTGCAAGGCACGAACGCGGAAGAAGGCCGCAAGTTGTTGGCCGAGTCCGGTTTGAAATTGGATGTCGCCAATGATCTCTGGGAAGCGGCGCAGAAGATCGTAAAACTGACCGGCAAAGCAGCGTAA
- a CDS encoding TIGR00266 family protein, with translation MRSEILYPGAFPMVRVELAAGEQIKAESGAMVGASPTIDVESKMEGGFLGALSRKLLTGEKFFFQTLRASRGPGEVLLAPTVPGEIVVLELDGVNEYMVQKDGFLAGADTVSIESKMQSFTRGLMGGEGFFILKIGGKGALILNSFGAIHRIDLKPDQEYIVDNSHMVAWSATTSYSIERASSGWVASLTSGEGFVCRFRGPGVVYIQSRNPGGFGAWIRQFIPVSE, from the coding sequence ATGCGAAGCGAGATCTTATATCCAGGGGCTTTTCCGATGGTGCGCGTCGAGCTGGCGGCCGGAGAGCAGATCAAGGCAGAGTCCGGCGCCATGGTGGGGGCATCGCCGACCATCGACGTCGAGAGCAAGATGGAAGGGGGCTTTCTCGGTGCGCTGTCCAGAAAATTGCTCACAGGAGAGAAATTCTTCTTTCAAACGTTGCGGGCCAGCCGGGGCCCGGGCGAGGTCTTGTTGGCGCCGACGGTGCCCGGCGAGATCGTCGTCCTCGAGCTCGACGGGGTCAACGAGTACATGGTGCAGAAAGACGGATTTCTCGCCGGCGCCGACACGGTAAGCATCGAGAGTAAGATGCAAAGCTTCACCCGCGGGCTTATGGGTGGAGAGGGGTTTTTCATTCTGAAGATCGGAGGGAAAGGCGCCTTGATCCTGAACAGTTTCGGAGCGATTCACCGGATCGATTTGAAACCGGATCAAGAATACATCGTCGATAACAGCCACATGGTGGCCTGGTCTGCCACCACTTCCTACAGTATCGAGCGGGCGTCGTCCGGATGGGTGGCGAGTCTCACGTCCGGCGAAGGGTTCGTGTGCCGATTCCGCGGGCCCGGTGTCGTCTACATTCAGAGTCGCAATCCCGGCGGCTTCGGCGCCTGGATCAGGCAGTTTATCCCGGTCTCCGAGTGA
- a CDS encoding M48 family metallopeptidase, with amino-acid sequence MSSSPNALCFGHELPASGAPCLVRLGGQGLTVTFVSESPVGWSEEVPFTVLSVSVGGLDHDQLVLKWTGDRGERALYLKDADLIRSFRRSAPEQLHVPFEQAAERARLVRRRRRMVWGVVAGAILVLSAGLWRGGDLLVALAVERIPPEWEQKLGESAYRDFLARQAILKEGPAVSAVQEMTRRLVEQIPNNPYKFEVTVVKSDVVNAFALPGGYIVVFTGLMKEAAGAEEVAGVLSHELNHVLQRHGLERIVKRVGLVAAASIVFGDQQGLAGLMKQFGVELMTLKFGREQETEADVTGLQLLYRAKIDPSGMISFFERLSETDEGRMEWLSTHPMSQGRAERLKAELAAMPKLSTVPFTFEWAAVRASLGVPLSAEP; translated from the coding sequence ATGTCTTCGTCTCCCAACGCACTGTGTTTCGGCCATGAGTTGCCTGCAAGCGGCGCTCCGTGCCTGGTTCGCCTCGGCGGACAGGGGCTGACGGTCACGTTTGTGTCGGAGTCGCCGGTCGGTTGGTCGGAAGAGGTTCCGTTCACGGTTCTTTCGGTGTCCGTGGGCGGATTGGACCATGATCAACTCGTGCTCAAGTGGACCGGCGATCGAGGCGAACGAGCCCTGTATCTCAAGGATGCGGATCTGATCCGATCGTTTCGCCGATCGGCTCCGGAACAGTTGCACGTTCCCTTCGAACAGGCGGCTGAGCGGGCCAGGCTGGTTCGCCGGAGACGCCGAATGGTCTGGGGCGTCGTCGCCGGCGCGATCCTGGTCCTGTCGGCGGGACTGTGGCGGGGAGGCGACCTGCTGGTCGCCCTGGCCGTCGAGCGGATTCCGCCGGAGTGGGAACAAAAACTAGGCGAGTCGGCCTATAGAGATTTTCTGGCTCGTCAGGCCATTCTCAAGGAAGGTCCCGCCGTGTCGGCGGTCCAAGAGATGACGCGGCGCCTCGTCGAGCAGATTCCAAACAACCCCTACAAGTTCGAAGTCACGGTCGTCAAGAGCGACGTCGTGAACGCGTTTGCGTTGCCGGGCGGCTACATCGTCGTGTTCACCGGTTTGATGAAAGAAGCGGCCGGCGCGGAAGAGGTGGCCGGCGTGCTGAGTCATGAGCTGAACCATGTCTTGCAACGGCACGGGCTTGAGCGGATCGTAAAGCGGGTCGGCCTTGTCGCGGCGGCGTCCATCGTGTTTGGAGATCAACAGGGCTTGGCCGGTCTGATGAAACAGTTCGGCGTGGAATTGATGACGCTGAAATTCGGTCGGGAACAAGAAACCGAGGCCGATGTGACCGGCTTGCAACTCCTCTATCGGGCAAAGATCGACCCCTCCGGCATGATCAGTTTCTTTGAACGGCTCTCTGAAACAGACGAAGGACGGATGGAGTGGCTCTCGACCCATCCGATGAGCCAGGGGCGGGCCGAACGATTGAAGGCCGAGCTGGCGGCCATGCCGAAGCTGTCCACCGTGCCGTTCACCTTCGAGTGGGCGGCGGTGCGGGCATCGTTGGGTGTCCCCCTGTCCGCGGAGCCATGA
- the sucD gene encoding succinate--CoA ligase subunit alpha, giving the protein MSILVNKNTRVVVQGITGKEGSFHATQCKAYGTKVVAGVTPGKAGQEVEGIPVFNTVLEAVKKTECDTSLIFVPPPFCADAILEAADAGIKLIICITEGIPVNDMVKVKRALRGRDVRLIGPNCPGVITVDEAKIGIMPGFIHKRGVVGVVSRSGTLTYEAVHQLSTLGLGETTCVGIGGDPVNGTGFVDVLPLFEKDPETQAIVMIGEIGGDAEEKAAEFIKQHVKKPVISFIAGITAPPGRRMGHAGAIISGGKGTAAEKMKALESAGVTVVKNPAEIGQAVKKALGR; this is encoded by the coding sequence GTGAGCATACTGGTCAACAAGAACACGCGGGTGGTCGTGCAGGGGATTACGGGCAAGGAAGGCTCGTTCCACGCGACGCAATGCAAGGCTTATGGGACGAAAGTCGTCGCCGGTGTGACGCCGGGCAAGGCCGGGCAGGAGGTCGAGGGAATTCCCGTCTTCAACACCGTGCTCGAAGCGGTGAAAAAAACCGAATGCGACACCTCGCTGATCTTCGTGCCGCCGCCTTTCTGCGCCGACGCGATTCTCGAAGCCGCCGACGCCGGCATCAAACTCATTATCTGTATCACCGAAGGCATTCCGGTCAACGACATGGTGAAGGTGAAACGGGCCTTGCGTGGTCGCGACGTCCGATTGATCGGGCCGAACTGTCCCGGCGTCATCACGGTGGACGAAGCCAAGATTGGCATCATGCCCGGCTTCATCCACAAGCGCGGGGTCGTCGGGGTCGTTTCCCGCAGCGGAACCCTGACCTATGAAGCCGTGCATCAGCTTTCGACCTTGGGGCTGGGCGAGACGACCTGTGTCGGTATCGGGGGCGATCCGGTCAACGGGACGGGATTTGTCGATGTCCTGCCGTTGTTCGAAAAGGATCCGGAAACACAGGCCATCGTGATGATCGGCGAGATCGGGGGCGACGCGGAAGAAAAGGCGGCCGAGTTCATCAAACAGCACGTCAAGAAACCGGTCATCAGCTTCATTGCCGGGATCACGGCGCCTCCTGGCCGCCGTATGGGTCATGCCGGTGCGATCATCTCCGGCGGCAAAGGCACTGCGGCCGAAAAGATGAAAGCCCTCGAATCGGCCGGTGTGACGGTCGTCAAAAACCCGGCCGAAATCGGCCAAGCAGTCAAAAAGGCGTTGGGGCGATAA